A window of the Hordeum vulgare subsp. vulgare chromosome 5H, MorexV3_pseudomolecules_assembly, whole genome shotgun sequence genome harbors these coding sequences:
- the LOC123397710 gene encoding putrescine hydroxycinnamoyltransferase-like, with protein sequence MEVKVVSSKIVKPRYADGELRPDTTEHVPSSVFDKITYHIQMAIIYAFQAPAPSTEDIERGLAEVLSVYRLFAGQVLAGPDGAPGVLLNDHGARLVEARVDGATLVEFAPPKPSPVVLQLHPDLEGDVQEVVQVQLTRFACGSLAVGFTANHAVADGHATSDFLVAWGRAARGLDISGSSPTPPPHNHADLFLPRDPPLVQFEHRGVEYYRPTSNHPKQGEGGHHGAGNVLIHKAHFSKDFIAGLRAKASEGRGRPFSRFETTLAHLWRTMTRARGLSPDETSTIRISVDGRRRLSAPPGYFGNLVLWAFPRTTVGDLLSRPLKHAAQTIHDAVARLDGAYFQSLVDFASSGAVEREGLEKTAVLKDVLCPDMEVDSWLTFPFYELDFGAGSPSYFMPSYFPTEGMLFLVPSYLGDGSVDAFVPVFQHNLEAFKQCCYAMD encoded by the coding sequence ATGGAGGTGAAGGTGGTGAGCTCCAAGATCGTGAAGCCGCGGTACGCCGACGGCGAGCTGCGGCCGGACACGACCGAGCACGTGCCGTCCTCGGtgttcgacaagatcacgtaccacATCCAGATGGCCATCATCTACGCCTTCCAGGCGCCGGCGCCCTCCACGGAAGACATCGAGCGCGGCCTCGCCGAAGTACTGTCCGTGTACCGCCTGTTCGCCGGCCAGGTCCTCGCAGGCCCGGACGGTGCGCCGGGCGTGCTGCTCAACGACCATGGCGCGCGGCTCGTCGAGGCGCGTGTGGACGGGGCCACACTGGTCGAGTTCGCGCCGCCAAAGCCGTCGCCCGTCGTGCTGCAGCTGCACCCGGACCTCGAGGGCGACGTGCAAGAGGTGGTGCAGGTGCAGCTCACGCGGTTCGCTTGCGGCTCGCTCGCCGTCGGGTTCACGGCGAACCACGCCGTCGCCGATGGCCACGCCACCAGCGACTTCCTCGTCGCGTGGGGCCGCGCCGCGCGAGGGCTGGAcatctccggctcgtcgccgacgccgccACCGCACAACCACGCCGACCTCTTCCTGCCGCGCGACCCGCCGCTCGTCCAGTTCGAGCACCGCGGCGTCGAGTACTACCGGCCGACGTCAAACCACCCCAAGCAGGGCGAGGGCGGGCACCACGGCGCCGGCAACGTGCTCATCCACAAGGCGCACTTCAGCAAGGACTTCATCGCCGGGCTGCGCGCCAAGGCGTCGGAGGGGCGCGGCCGGCCGTTCAGCCGGTTCGAGACCACGCTCGCGCACCTGTGGCGCACGATGACGCGCGCGCGTGGACTCAGCCCCGACGAGACCTCCACCATCCGCATCTCCGTGGACGGGCGGCGGCGCCTTTCCGCCCCGCCGGGCTACTTCGGCAACCTGGTCCTCTGGGCGTTCCCGCGCACTACGGTGGGGGACCTGCTTAGCCGGCCGCTGAAGCACGCGGCGCAGACGATCCACGACGCGGTGGCCCGCCTCGACGGCGCATACTTCCAGTCGCTGGTGGACTTTGCGAGCTCCGGCGCCGTGGAGCGGGAGGGGCTGGAGAAGACGGCGGTGCTGAAGGACGTGCTATGCCCGGACATGGAGGTGGACAGCTGGTTGACGTTCCCGTTCTACGAGCTGGACTTCGGCGCCGGCAGCCCGAGCTACTTCATGCCGTCCTACTTCCCAACGGAGGGGATGCTCTTCCTGGTGCCGTCCTACCTCGGCGACGGCAGCGTCGACGCCTTCGTCCCCGTCTTCCAGCACAACCTCGAGGCCTTCAAGCAGTGCTGCTACGCCATGGACTAG